One genomic window of Papaver somniferum cultivar HN1 unplaced genomic scaffold, ASM357369v1 unplaced-scaffold_150, whole genome shotgun sequence includes the following:
- the LOC113336046 gene encoding uncharacterized protein LOC113336046, with protein MGFFGMFKEAGKITFSWKKLFSHIFLATILPLAILYLSDIQISYFIDHHTYQNNRNAKNTAHVITRVIYSILTLLFYLLSTSTVVYTVSCFYTSKDTNFKKVIDVFSKVWGRILVTFLLFFFVLAICTILYLGLLYWFVATIDGPAYKAFSIIIAFTIPYLIVFVYTAIVWNMAMVISVLEKDYGRKALVKSMKLLYGKIWVSSAVFVVLEIIFAGTIIAFSLLVLNRNILNLVGNIFVGIACYLLLPVLFHFSLVIQAVTYFVCKAYHNEDISNIAAHLDISYVTLGRRNEVV; from the coding sequence ATGGGATTTTTCGGCATGTTTAAGGAAGCCGGTAAAATCACATTCTCATGGAAAAAACTTTTCTCACATATTTTTCTTGCTACAATCCTCCCTCTAGCCATCCTTTACTTGTCTGATATCCAAATTTCCTACTTCATCGATCACCATACGTATCAAAACAATAGAAATGCCAAAAATACTGCTCATGTAATAACCAGGGTCATCTACTCAATCCTCACCCTTTTGTTCTATTTGTTATCAACTTCTACTGTAGTTTATACTGTTTCTTGTTTCTATACCTCGAAAGATACCAACTTCAAGAAAGTCATAGATGTATTCTCTAAGGTATGGGGAAGGATTTTGGTaacatttttgttgtttttctttgtcTTGGCAATATGCACCATCCTGTATCTTGGATTGTTATATTGGTTTGTGGCAACCATTGATGGGCCGGCGTATAAAGCATTTTCTATTATCATTGCTTTTACAATTCCTTACTTGATTGTGTTTGTTTACACGGCTATTGTTTGGAATATGGCTATGGTAATATCAGTACTGGAAAAAGATTATGGTAGAAAAGCGTTAGTAAAGAGTATGAAATTGCTTTACGGCAAGATATGGGTCTCTTCTGCTGTCTTTGTGGTGCTTGAAATCATCTTTGCGGGTACAATTATCGCGTTCTCTTTATTGGTGCTCAACAGAAACATATTGAATTTGGTGGGTAATATATTTGTGGGAATTGCTTGTTATTTGCTCTTGCctgttttgtttcatttttctcTTGTAATCCAAGCAGTTACCTATTTTGTCTGCAAAGCTTACCATAACGAGGACATATCAAACATTGCTGCTCACTTAGACATTTCTTATGTCACTTTGGGTAGGAGAAATGAGgtagtttag
- the LOC113335859 gene encoding uncharacterized protein LOC113335859, whose protein sequence is MNREPPHKSMGFFGIFKEACKITFSWKKLFFQILLATILPLTILNLSDIQISDFIENHTYRDNKRARYIAHIITKIVYAILTLLFYLLSTSSVVYTVSCFYTSKDTKFEKVIGVFPKVWGRLLVTCLLFFFILVVFTIVYLVLLLIFVTRLHGNARLALIICFSIPYLIVLIYIAVVWNIAMVVSVLEKAYGITALKRSKKLIYGKIWVSVAILVALEIIFIGIIFAVSLLVVDGKRALSLVGKIFVGIACYLLMVIMFHFSLVTQAVIYFVCKAYHNEDMSHVAAHLDNSYVNLDPRGTAVPV, encoded by the coding sequence ATGAATAGAGAACCACCCCATAAATCCATGGGATTTTTCGGCATATTTAAGGAAGCCTGTAAAATCACATTCTCATGGAAAAAATTATTCTTTCAGATTCTTTTAGCAACAATCCTCCCTCTAACCATCCTTAACTTATCCGATATCCAAATTTCCGACTTCATTGAAAACCATACTTATCGGGACAACAAGAGAGCCAGATATATTGCTCACATAATAACCAAAATCGTCTACGCAATCCTCACCCTTTTGTTCTATTTGTTATCAACTTCTAGCGTAGTTTATACTGTTTCTTGTTTCTATACCTCCAAAGATACCAAGTTCGAGAAAGTTATTGGTGTATTCCCAAAGGTATGGGGAAGGCTTTTGGTAACATGCTTGCTGTTTTTCTTTATCTTGGTTGTATTCACCATCGTTTATCTCGTACTGTTATTAATATTTGTGACAAGGCTTCATGGGAACGCACGATTGGCTTTAATCATCTGCTTCTCAATTCCTTACTTAATTGTGCTCATATACATAGCAGTTGTTTGGAATATCGCCATGGTAGTCTCGGTACTGGAAAAAGCTTACGGTATAACAGCATTGAAAAGAAGTAAGAAACTGATTTACGGAAAGATATGGGTATCTGTTGCTATACTCGTTGCCCTTGAAATCATTTTCATAGGTATAATTTTTGCGGTGTCTTTGCTAGTGGTTGACGGCAAAAGAGCACTGAGCTTGGTGGGTAAAATATTTGTGGGGATCGCTTGTTATTTGTTAATGGTTATTATGTTTCATTTTTCTCTTGTAACCCAAGCGGTTATCTATTTTGTCTGCAAAGCTTACCACAACGAGGACATGTCACACGTTGCTGCTCACCTAGACAATTCTTATGTCAATTTGGATCCTAGGGGAACTGCAGTACCAGTTTAG